From a single Drosophila sulfurigaster albostrigata strain 15112-1811.04 chromosome 3, ASM2355843v2, whole genome shotgun sequence genomic region:
- the LOC133841318 gene encoding AFG3-like protein 2 gives MAIRLISSGKAMKSLLRRSYMKGPLTETVQRAPAAAELTPMLRYFVEQFQLFCKKPPKGFEKYFEAGGKSTAPKGEKPTAGSKSSSSSSSSSSSSKPKTPAAKPSAASESKSDWNFGMFSNSSRGPAARGPGNQGGRPLGEGGGSDRERWILLGAIGAVVLVGSFAFFEMGYKEISWKEFVNSYLNKGLVEKLEVVNKKWVRVRLQASHGGSGVLWFNIGSVDSFERNLETAQTEQGVESINFVPVIYRNEVEASSLTGLLPTLLIIGFLVYMMRKSADMMGGGRGRKGGGLFGGVMQSTAKLINPTEIGVGFKDVAGCEEAKIEIMEFVNFLKNPQQYIDLGAKIPKGAMLTGPPGTGKTLLAKATAGEANVPFITVSGSEFLEMFVGVGPSRVRDMFAMARKHAPCILFIDEIDAVGRKRGGKTFGGHSEQENTLNQLLVEMDGFNTTTNVVVLAATNRVDILDKALMRPGRFDRQIYVPAPDIKGRASIFKVHLGALKTDLDKISLSRKMAALTPGFTGADIANVCNEAALIAARDSKDTIVLKHFEQAIERVIAGMEKKTNVLAPEEKRTVAHHEAGHAVAGWFLEHADPLLKVSIIPRGKGLGYAQYLPKDHYLLSKEQLFDRMCMTLGGRVAEELFFNRITTGAQDDLKKITDIAYSQVVRFGMNEKVGQVSFDVGGAGEPMFSKPYSEDTAMLIDGEVRDIIKCAHTTTTDLLVKHKEDVRRVAERLLQNEVLSRDDMIELLGPRPFKEKSTYEEFVEGTGSFEEDTTLPEGLKSWNKEKDEPTSTDTTDSTPPSPPTKPVTA, from the exons ATGGCAATCCGGCTAATAAGCTCGGGAAAGGCAATGAAAAGCCTGTTGAGACGCAGCTATATGAAAGGACCGCTGACGGAAACG GTGCAGCGtgctccagctgcagcagagTTGACGCCAATGTTGCGCTACTTTGTGgaacagtttcagttgttTTGCAAAAAGCCACCCAAGGgctttgaaaagtattttgaGGCAGGCGGCAAATCAACGGCTCCCAAAGGCGAGAAACCCACAGCAGGCAGCAAGTCAtcctcctcttcctcatcATCTTCGTCTAGCAGTAAACCCAAAACACCCGCCGCCAAACCAAGCGCCGCCTCCGAATCCAAGTCGGATTGGAACTTCGGCATGTTCAGCAATAGTTCACGTGGCCCCGCGGCACGTGGTCCCGGCAATCAGGGTGGACGTCCCTTGGGCGAAGGAGGCGGCAGTGATCGCGAGCGTTGGATTCTGTTGGGCGCCATTGGAGCTGTGGTGCTTGTGGGATCATTTGCCTTCTTCGAGATGGGCTACAAGGAAATCTCCTGGAAGGAGTTTGTCAAcag CTACTTGAACAAAGGTCTTGTGGAGAAGTTGGAGGTGGTCAACAAGAAGTGGGTGCGTGTGCGTCTCCAGGCGAGTCATGGCGGCAGCGGTGTCCTGTGGTTCAACATTGGCAGCGTCGATTCGTTTGAGCGTAATTTGGAGACAGCACAAACCGAGCAGGGCGTGGAGTCCATTAACTTTGTGCCCGTCATTTATCGCAACGAGGTGGAGGCATCGAGTTTGACGGGTCTGCTGCCCACGTTGCTCATCATTGGTTTCTTGGTCTATATGATGCGCAAATCGGCAGACATGATGGGCGGTGGCAGAGGACGTAAAGGTGGCGGTCTCTTTGGCGGCGTCATGCAGTCGACAGCGAAGCTCATCAATCCCACAGAGATTGGCGTTGGATTCAA GGACGTTGCTGGTTGCGAGGAGGCCAAGATTGAGATCATGGAGTTTGTCAACTTTCTGAAGAATCCACAACAGTATATCGATCTGGGCGCCAAGATACCCAAGGGAGCCATGTTAACCGGTCCACCCGGTACCGGTAAAACGCTGCTGGCCAAGGCGACAGCTGGCGAAGCGAATGTGCCTTTCATAACCGTCTCCGGCTCGGAGTTCCTCGAGATGTTTGTGGGCGTGGGACCGTCGCGAGTGCGCGACATGTTCGCCATGGCACGCAAACATGCGCCATGCATTTTGTTCATTGACGAAATCGATGCGGTGGGCAGAAAACGTGGTGGCAAAACGTTTGGCGGTCACTCGGAGCAGGAGAACACATTGAATCAGCTGCTCGTCGAAATGGATGGCTTCAATACCACAACGAATGTGGTGGTGCTGGCTGCCACCAATCGTGTGGACATCCTCGACAAGGCGCTCATGCGTCCCGGTCGCTTCGATCGACAGATCTACGTGCCTGCTCCGGACATCAAGGGACGCGCGAGCATCTTCAAAGTGCATTTGGGTGCACTGAAAACGGACCTCGACAAGATTAGTTTAAGCAGAAAAATGGCCGCATTGACGCCAGGTTTTACGGGCGCCGACATTGCCAACGTGTGCAATGAAGCTGCCTTGATTGCGGCACGTGACTCCAAGGACACCATTGTCCTCAAGCACTTTGAGCAGGCCATCGAGCGTGTGATTGCGGGCatggagaagaaaacaaatgtGCTGGCGCCGGAGGAGAAGCGTACGGTGGCGCATCATGAGGCTGGACATGCGGTGGCCGGTTGGTTCTTGGAACATGCGGATCCCCTGCTCAAGGTATCGATTATACCGCGCGGCAAGGGTTTGGGCTATGCACAATATTTGCCAAAGGATCATTACCTGCTCTCGAAGGAGCAGCTATTCGATCGCATGTGCATGACACTGGGCGGTCGCGTGGCCGAGGAATTGTTCTTCAACCGCATCACCACGGGTGCACAGGATGATCTTAAGAAGATCACAGACATTGCCTACTCCCAGGTGGTGCGTTTCGGCATGAACGAGAAGGTCGGACAAGTCAGCTTCGATGTTGGTGGCGCCGGGGAACCGATGTTCAGCAAACCCTATTCGGAGGACACGGCAATGTTGATTGATGGCGAGGTGCGCGACATTATCAAGTGTGCGCACACTACGACAACGGATCTGCTGGTCAAGCACAAGGAGGATGTGCGTCGTGTGGCCGAACGTTTGCTGCAGAACGAGGTGCTGAGTCGTGACGACATGATTGAGTTGCTCGGCCCGCGTCCGTTCAAGGAGAAGTCAACGTACGAGGAGTTTGTGGAGGGCACCGGCTCCTTTGAGGAGGACACTACGCTGCCCGAGGGTCTGAAGAGCTGGAACAAGGAGAAGGATGAGCCAACGTCGACGGACACAACAGACTCGACGCCGCCGTCGCCACCCACAAAACCCGTGACGGCGTAG